A genome region from Dolichospermum compactum NIES-806 includes the following:
- a CDS encoding winged helix-turn-helix domain-containing protein, protein MYTSELAKYSARADIGQTSRILVVEDEELIREMLVVALEGEGYDVIVASDGRTAIEYLKNCENNSEELSLDLVLLDLMLPQINGLDICRFLRHQGNSVPILMLSAKGSETDRVLGLEVGADDYLTKPFSMRELVARCRALLRRQRLSALPQVPVLKHKDITLNAQECRVTVRGEEANLSPKEFRLLELFMSYTRRVWSREQLLDQIWGPDFVGDSKTVDVHIRWLREKLEEDPSHPEYIVTVRGFGYRFG, encoded by the coding sequence ATGTATACCAGTGAATTAGCTAAGTATTCTGCCAGGGCAGATATTGGACAAACAAGCCGTATTCTCGTAGTCGAAGACGAAGAACTAATTCGGGAAATGTTAGTTGTAGCCTTGGAAGGGGAAGGTTATGATGTAATTGTTGCTAGTGACGGCAGAACAGCGATAGAATATCTGAAAAATTGTGAAAATAATTCTGAAGAACTGTCTTTGGATTTGGTGCTGTTAGATTTGATGTTGCCGCAAATTAATGGTCTGGATATTTGCCGTTTTTTGCGTCACCAAGGCAACTCAGTGCCAATTTTGATGTTGAGTGCTAAAGGTAGTGAAACTGACCGAGTGCTGGGCTTGGAGGTGGGTGCTGATGACTATTTGACGAAACCGTTTAGTATGCGAGAATTGGTGGCGCGGTGTCGGGCGTTACTTCGTCGTCAACGTTTAAGTGCATTGCCACAGGTTCCGGTTCTTAAGCACAAAGATATAACTTTAAATGCTCAAGAGTGTCGGGTAACTGTGCGTGGAGAAGAGGCGAATTTATCTCCGAAGGAGTTCCGGCTGTTAGAATTATTTATGAGTTATACACGACGAGTGTGGTCACGGGAGCAGTTGTTGGATCAGATATGGGGTCCAGATTTTGTGGGGGATAGCAAAACTGTGGATGTTCATATTCGCTGGTTGCGCGAAAAGCTGGAGGAAGATCCTAGTCATCCAGAATATATTGTGACTGTGAGGGGTTTTGGTTACAGATTTGGGTGA
- the recJ gene encoding single-stranded-DNA-specific exonuclease RecJ, which yields MEWILTTQEKPPDWFIELVKKYAPTTGVNFAAQLFWQRGIQDQEKLAAFINYQSYQPASSFEFGQEMNLAVQRLITAGKTGEKIAIWGDFDADGITSTAVLWDGLGEFFQQHRQLSYYIPNRLTESHGLNKSGIDNLAAQGCKLIITCDTGSTNISEIIYAQNLGLDVIVTDHHTLPPERPPVIAIINPRYLAQEHPLYHLSGVAVAYKLVEALYIRLPDIPEHPLTDLLDLVAVGLIADLVQLSGDCRYLAQLGIQQLHTDFKKTPSARRRPGVGKLLELCQKSGDRPTDISFGLGPRINAVSRIHGDASFCVELLTSRDMQRCQQLAEETELANSRRKSLQKDVQAQVTKKLSQLDLSTTSVIVLEDPQWAGGVLGLVAGQIAQETGRPTILLSTEAKENKTDSSPSLARGSARSINSVDLYQLVQEQAHLLHRFGGHPFAAGLSLLVENIPLFTAAINQKLRQSLGGINLTPTVQADLVVTVADLGKDLFLELKLLEPCGMGNPIPKLLIKNCWFENSWHKNEQDFKGNKIQYIKTDFNIRDNSTNNPFPGIWWGHYKEELPMGRCDCIAEIDFNSFKKRYEIRLITVRPNNESELKTKNSALVLDWRNQENLTELNPEQSLLIMQDCPTNWDHLRLWFKQSLNQKKQLVITWRKPQNLNPKDIWLTLVGISKYLSRTNQPVTRIKLLEKLGISDQSLYLGFQALKHLGFIIQRQDNHLQIIWDSTHHLQPADNVINQFLAAVREEQFQRDYFFHVPLSIIIAMIGK from the coding sequence ATGGAATGGATTTTAACAACACAAGAGAAACCCCCAGATTGGTTTATTGAATTAGTGAAAAAATACGCACCAACAACAGGTGTTAACTTTGCTGCTCAATTATTTTGGCAAAGAGGAATTCAAGATCAGGAAAAGTTAGCGGCTTTTATTAATTATCAAAGTTATCAACCTGCCAGTTCTTTTGAATTTGGACAAGAAATGAATTTGGCTGTACAACGATTAATAACTGCGGGCAAAACAGGAGAAAAAATTGCTATTTGGGGAGATTTTGATGCCGATGGAATTACCTCGACAGCGGTATTATGGGATGGTTTGGGTGAATTTTTTCAGCAACATCGTCAATTAAGTTATTATATTCCCAATCGCTTAACAGAATCTCATGGTTTAAATAAATCAGGAATTGATAATTTAGCAGCCCAAGGTTGTAAATTAATTATTACTTGTGATACAGGCAGTACAAATATTTCAGAAATCATCTATGCCCAAAATTTAGGGCTAGATGTAATTGTGACTGACCATCATACATTACCACCCGAACGCCCTCCAGTCATCGCCATTATTAACCCGCGTTATTTAGCACAAGAACATCCTTTATATCATCTTTCTGGTGTGGCAGTTGCTTATAAATTGGTAGAAGCATTATATATCAGGTTGCCAGATATTCCCGAACATCCATTAACAGATTTATTAGATTTAGTAGCAGTAGGATTAATTGCCGATTTAGTCCAATTAAGTGGTGATTGTCGCTATTTGGCACAGTTGGGAATTCAACAATTACACACAGACTTTAAAAAAACACCATCAGCCAGAAGAAGACCAGGAGTGGGGAAGTTATTAGAATTATGCCAGAAAAGTGGCGATCGCCCCACAGATATTTCCTTTGGTTTGGGACCCCGCATTAACGCCGTTAGTCGCATTCATGGTGACGCTAGTTTCTGTGTAGAATTATTAACCAGTAGAGATATGCAACGTTGTCAACAACTTGCAGAAGAAACAGAATTAGCTAATTCTCGTCGCAAATCTTTACAAAAAGATGTCCAAGCCCAAGTTACTAAAAAACTCAGTCAATTAGACTTATCAACCACCAGCGTTATTGTTTTAGAAGATCCTCAATGGGCAGGTGGTGTTTTAGGTCTGGTTGCCGGACAAATTGCCCAAGAAACAGGGCGACCAACAATTTTGTTAAGTACAGAAGCAAAAGAAAATAAGACGGATTCTAGCCCATCTCTAGCACGAGGTTCAGCCCGTTCCATTAACTCCGTTGACTTATATCAATTAGTTCAAGAACAAGCCCATTTATTACATCGTTTTGGTGGACATCCCTTTGCAGCAGGGTTGAGTTTATTAGTAGAAAATATCCCCCTATTTACAGCCGCAATTAACCAGAAATTACGTCAATCTCTAGGAGGAATAAATCTCACTCCGACAGTACAAGCTGATTTGGTGGTGACAGTTGCCGATTTAGGCAAAGATTTATTTTTAGAATTAAAACTGTTAGAACCCTGTGGAATGGGTAATCCTATTCCCAAATTATTAATTAAAAACTGTTGGTTTGAAAATTCTTGGCATAAAAATGAACAAGATTTCAAAGGCAATAAAATCCAATATATTAAAACTGACTTTAATATTCGAGATAATTCTACCAATAATCCGTTTCCGGGGATTTGGTGGGGACATTATAAAGAAGAACTGCCTATGGGTAGATGTGATTGTATTGCCGAAATTGATTTCAACAGCTTTAAAAAACGTTATGAAATTAGATTAATCACCGTCCGTCCTAATAACGAAAGCGAATTAAAAACCAAAAATTCAGCATTGGTTTTAGATTGGCGAAATCAGGAAAACTTAACCGAACTAAACCCAGAACAATCATTATTAATTATGCAAGATTGTCCTACTAATTGGGATCATTTACGTTTATGGTTCAAGCAATCGCTCAATCAAAAAAAACAATTAGTTATTACTTGGAGAAAACCCCAGAATTTAAACCCCAAGGACATTTGGCTAACTTTAGTAGGAATTTCTAAATACCTCAGTCGCACAAACCAACCTGTTACCAGAATCAAACTTTTAGAAAAACTAGGTATTAGTGACCAAAGCCTATATTTGGGTTTTCAAGCATTAAAACACCTGGGATTTATCATCCAACGTCAAGATAATCATTTACAAATAATCTGGGATTCTACACATCATCTCCAACCCGCAGATAATGTTATTAACCAATTTTTAGCCGCAGTCAGAGAAGAACAATTCCAACGAGATTATTTTTTTCATGTGCCTTTATCTATTATCATTGCCATGATTGGTAAATAA
- a CDS encoding sensor histidine kinase, whose translation MLFLGFFLGLVVGLGFWVWQQVHLNWYLERLLQPLNSHSHKINNIKLLLRPRLRQDISMVNKQRQDLQQSLSMYQKLLDFAPVGYLQVDEENQLLWCNQQAREILYLQRWQPGQVRLLLELVRSYELDQLIEQTRDWQKPQVQEWVFHPSCEDAREMTAVKSMFLRASSLPLTTGQVGVFLENCQSVLDMKQERDRSFSDLAHELRTPLTAIRLVVETLQTRLEPPLDRWVNRLMQEVDRLINLVQSWLELTQMENNPTMQLKLEMVEMRSLIISAWETLEPIAQRQSLSINYTGLENIYIQADKSQLYQVFINLLDNSIKYSPAQTTIEVETNIISTDNGQMLEINIIDSGIGFAVADLPHVFERFYRGDKARYRSPVEVNSTTGIAGSGLGLAIVQQIVIAHGGAIKAMNHPETGGAWLQLQFSQIMTNTPTQDYS comes from the coding sequence ATGCTTTTTTTGGGATTTTTTCTGGGTTTAGTTGTCGGCCTTGGTTTTTGGGTTTGGCAACAGGTTCACCTGAACTGGTATTTAGAGCGATTATTGCAACCGTTAAATTCTCATTCCCATAAAATCAATAACATTAAGTTGCTGCTAAGACCTCGCTTACGGCAGGATATTTCTATGGTGAATAAACAAAGACAGGATTTGCAGCAATCATTGTCTATGTATCAGAAATTGCTAGATTTTGCACCTGTGGGGTATTTGCAGGTAGATGAGGAAAATCAACTGTTATGGTGTAATCAGCAAGCGCGAGAAATTTTATATCTTCAAAGGTGGCAACCAGGACAGGTGCGTTTGTTGTTAGAGTTGGTGCGGTCTTATGAATTAGATCAGTTAATTGAACAAACTCGTGATTGGCAAAAGCCACAGGTGCAAGAATGGGTTTTTCACCCTTCTTGTGAGGATGCTAGGGAGATGACAGCGGTAAAATCTATGTTTCTGCGGGCTTCTAGTTTACCTCTGACAACGGGACAAGTGGGGGTATTTTTGGAAAATTGCCAATCTGTGTTAGATATGAAGCAAGAACGCGATCGCTCTTTTTCTGATTTAGCCCACGAACTACGAACACCCCTCACGGCTATTCGTCTGGTAGTGGAAACTCTGCAAACCCGTCTAGAACCACCTTTAGACCGTTGGGTTAATAGGTTGATGCAAGAAGTTGACCGATTGATTAATTTGGTGCAAAGTTGGTTGGAACTGACGCAAATGGAAAATAATCCCACCATGCAGTTAAAGTTGGAAATGGTGGAAATGCGATCACTCATCATCTCAGCATGGGAAACTCTAGAACCAATTGCCCAACGTCAGTCTTTGAGTATTAACTATACTGGACTAGAAAACATCTATATTCAAGCAGATAAATCTCAACTTTATCAAGTGTTTATCAACTTGCTAGATAATAGCATTAAATATAGTCCCGCTCAAACAACTATTGAGGTTGAAACTAACATAATTTCTACTGATAACGGTCAAATGTTAGAAATCAATATTATTGATTCCGGTATTGGCTTTGCTGTTGCCGATTTACCCCACGTATTTGAACGCTTTTATCGCGGAGACAAAGCTCGATATCGTTCACCCGTTGAAGTCAATTCGACAACGGGAATTGCCGGTAGTGGATTAGGTTTAGCCATTGTCCAGCAAATAGTCATTGCTCACGGTGGTGCAATTAAAGCCATGAACCATCCAGAAACAGGTGGGGCGTGGCTTCAACTTCAATTCTCTCAGATCATGACAAATACACCTACCCAAGACTATAGTTAA
- a CDS encoding transposase, which produces MRPYGFGEKEFIENPKLATNKKIRRQLRIRQRRVNRKVKGSNNRKKAGKIVAKLHKKNADKRNDLIINGKQPIKLLTPLRQLSKMI; this is translated from the coding sequence TTGCGCCCCTACGGGTTTGGAGAGAAAGAGTTTATTGAAAATCCTAAGCTTGCAACTAATAAGAAAATTCGCCGTCAATTAAGAATTAGACAGCGCCGAGTTAATCGTAAAGTCAAGGGTTCTAACAATCGCAAAAAAGCTGGGAAAATAGTTGCCAAGCTACATAAAAAAAATGCAGATAAGCGAAATGATCTGATCATCAATGGAAAGCAGCCAATAAAGTTGTTAACACCGCTGAGGCAATTGTCCAAGATGATCTAA
- a CDS encoding zinc ribbon domain-containing protein yields MHLHEIHHSPLIACGEGVGGGVLVSHSIENRYKPVLSVNPKFTSQECSACHHISKANRDSEKFICENCGHIDRKILDFGF; encoded by the coding sequence ATGCACTTGCATGAGATACATCATAGCCCCCTCATCGCTTGCGGGGAGGGGGTTGGGGGTGGGGTTCTTGTATCTCACTCAATCGAGAACCGCTATAAGCCAGTATTATCCGTTAATCCTAAATTTACTTCTCAAGAATGTTCGGCTTGTCATCATATTAGTAAAGCTAATAGAGATAGCGAAAAGTTCATTTGTGAAAATTGTGGACATATTGACCGAAAAATTTTAGATTTTGGATTTTAG
- a CDS encoding pentapeptide repeat-containing protein, whose translation MNVQELLARYATGERSFNCIALPGANLQGVNLGGVDFGRADLRGANLTAASLSGANLSKANLQGAILTRAHLSEVILCGADLTQATLKTAHLNESDLSGALLSCANLCDANLHMASISAANLQGANLSGAKMGGVRMWKADLQGADLSGADLSEANLCEVNLTGANLDDTDMSETFLTGAIMPDGSIHS comes from the coding sequence ATGAATGTTCAAGAACTTTTGGCTAGGTACGCAACAGGAGAAAGAAGCTTTAACTGTATTGCTTTACCAGGAGCGAATTTGCAAGGAGTCAACTTGGGTGGTGTAGACTTCGGCAGAGCAGATTTAAGAGGAGCAAACCTGACAGCAGCTTCTTTAAGTGGAGCTAATTTGAGTAAAGCGAATCTTCAAGGAGCAATCTTAACAAGAGCGCATTTATCTGAGGTTATTCTTTGTGGTGCTGATTTAACTCAAGCCACATTAAAAACTGCTCATTTAAATGAATCAGACCTCAGTGGTGCATTGTTGAGTTGTGCTAATTTATGTGATGCTAATTTACACATGGCATCAATTTCCGCCGCAAATTTGCAGGGTGCAAACCTCAGTGGCGCAAAAATGGGAGGTGTGAGAATGTGGAAAGCAGACTTACAAGGTGCAGATTTGAGTGGTGCAGATTTAAGCGAGGCTAATTTATGCGAAGTGAATTTAACAGGTGCTAATTTAGATGATACAGATATGAGTGAGACTTTTTTAACTGGGGCAATTATGCCTGATGGTAGCATTCATAGTTGA
- the phoU gene encoding phosphate signaling complex protein PhoU, producing MKTVFDPQNHEIPQIERSIRRLERDLLRMGALVEQSFRLSHQALFAGDLIAAEQIPKLDKKIDRFYRQIESECTTIIIRQAPTEKDLRCLSAFMQLVRDLERIGDYAKDLAKIAIKLFPYPQHSSLPEIAIMSQHAQAMLATCLVALADLDETSGQRMKQLDDAVDNAYEHLYQTFAQLENFPGVIEPILLLTLAIRCLERMADHATNIAQRVTYIVTGQRS from the coding sequence GTGAAAACTGTATTTGATCCACAAAATCATGAAATACCGCAGATAGAACGCTCCATTAGGCGTTTAGAACGGGATTTATTACGCATGGGTGCTTTAGTAGAACAATCATTTCGTCTTAGTCATCAAGCCTTATTTGCCGGTGACTTAATAGCAGCGGAACAAATACCCAAACTAGATAAAAAAATTGATCGCTTTTATCGGCAAATAGAATCTGAGTGCACAACTATTATCATTCGTCAAGCACCTACAGAAAAAGATCTACGATGTTTAAGTGCTTTTATGCAGTTAGTTCGTGATCTAGAGCGGATTGGGGATTATGCCAAAGATTTAGCAAAAATTGCCATTAAACTCTTTCCTTATCCTCAACATAGTTCTTTGCCAGAAATTGCCATTATGTCCCAGCACGCCCAAGCAATGTTAGCAACTTGTTTGGTTGCTTTGGCAGATTTGGATGAAACCAGCGGACAAAGAATGAAGCAGCTAGATGATGCTGTAGATAATGCTTATGAGCATCTTTATCAAACCTTTGCCCAACTAGAAAATTTTCCCGGAGTCATTGAACCAATTCTGCTGTTAACCTTAGCAATTCGTTGTTTAGAACGCATGGCAGATCACGCAACTAATATTGCCCAACGAGTTACATATATTGTCACAGGTCAGCGATCGTAA
- a CDS encoding iron uptake porin, with product MKKAFWNILKVSPAIALILLTGNSAFAGEANEKVTSVAQLSQESNSLGQVTSVSQFSDVQPTDWAFQALQSLVERYGCVAGYPNGNFRGNRALSRYEFAAGLNSCLDRVNELIATATADMVSKQDLATLQRLQEEYSTELATIRGQVDALEARTGELEANQFSTTTKLSGEAIFSVSQAFGDKVAVASGAPTRDADNNATFSDRVRLTLNTSFTGKDQLQTRLNAGNIASNAGTTGTNMSRLGYDTGANANAVTIDKLNYAFNLSDKIRVKIDATGGELNENVNVFNPDFRSSGSGSLSRYGRFSPIYRQAADGAGITVNVTPSDKFVLSAAYFATGRDNAANPAPGSGLFDGSNTIFGQLAFKPNKAINVGLTYAHSYQRGVANFFGNTGSASANNLGTVAADRTESNNYGVQVSLQPTPKITLGGWAGYTTASSLVGTPESAEIFYWASTIGVKDFLREGNTLGFIFGQSPKITESAVRGQSNINALKNAGFEAGDSYHIEGLYKIKLSDNILVTPGVLVILNPENNDKNANELVGTLRTTFTF from the coding sequence ATGAAAAAAGCTTTTTGGAATATTCTCAAAGTTAGCCCTGCTATCGCTTTGATCCTACTAACTGGTAATAGTGCCTTTGCTGGTGAAGCTAACGAAAAAGTAACAAGCGTTGCTCAGTTATCCCAAGAGTCCAACAGCTTGGGTCAAGTAACATCCGTTTCTCAGTTTTCCGACGTACAACCTACAGATTGGGCGTTTCAAGCTTTACAGTCATTAGTTGAACGTTATGGTTGCGTAGCTGGTTATCCTAACGGTAATTTCCGAGGTAATCGCGCTTTGAGTCGTTATGAATTTGCGGCTGGTTTAAATTCCTGCCTAGACCGCGTTAATGAACTCATTGCTACTGCAACTGCTGACATGGTAAGCAAGCAAGATCTAGCTACCTTACAGCGCTTGCAAGAAGAATATTCTACCGAATTAGCAACTATTCGCGGTCAAGTAGATGCTTTAGAAGCTCGTACTGGCGAACTAGAAGCTAATCAGTTCTCTACCACCACCAAACTATCTGGTGAAGCAATTTTCAGCGTATCCCAAGCTTTTGGTGATAAGGTAGCAGTTGCTTCTGGCGCACCAACAAGAGACGCAGACAACAATGCAACTTTCTCTGACCGAGTGCGGTTGACTTTGAACACCAGCTTCACTGGTAAAGACCAATTGCAAACTCGGTTGAATGCGGGGAATATTGCTAGTAATGCAGGTACTACCGGAACCAATATGAGCCGGTTGGGTTATGACACTGGTGCTAACGCCAATGCTGTTACTATTGACAAACTTAACTACGCTTTCAACTTGAGCGACAAAATTCGTGTCAAGATTGATGCTACTGGTGGTGAGTTAAACGAAAACGTCAATGTTTTCAACCCTGACTTTAGAAGCAGTGGTTCAGGTTCTCTATCTCGCTACGGACGTTTCAGCCCGATTTATCGTCAAGCAGCTGATGGTGCGGGTATCACTGTTAACGTCACCCCTAGTGATAAATTTGTTTTGAGCGCAGCTTATTTTGCTACAGGTAGAGATAACGCAGCTAACCCTGCACCTGGAAGCGGACTATTCGATGGTAGCAACACTATCTTTGGTCAGTTGGCTTTCAAGCCTAACAAAGCAATCAACGTTGGTCTAACCTACGCCCATAGTTATCAAAGAGGTGTTGCCAATTTCTTTGGAAACACTGGAAGTGCCTCGGCGAATAATCTGGGCACTGTTGCTGCCGATAGAACTGAATCTAACAACTACGGTGTACAAGTTAGTTTGCAACCTACACCAAAAATTACATTAGGCGGTTGGGCAGGTTATACAACAGCTAGCTCTTTAGTCGGTACTCCAGAAAGTGCTGAAATATTTTATTGGGCTAGTACAATAGGTGTCAAAGATTTCTTGAGAGAAGGTAATACTCTAGGTTTTATCTTTGGTCAATCACCTAAAATTACTGAAAGTGCAGTACGTGGGCAATCAAATATCAATGCTTTGAAAAATGCAGGTTTTGAAGCAGGTGATTCTTATCACATCGAAGGTCTGTACAAGATTAAGCTTTCCGACAATATTCTGGTAACTCCTGGTGTGTTGGTAATCTTGAATCCTGAAAATAACGACAAGAACGCCAACGAATTGGTTGGTACTTTACGGACTACCTTCACTTTCTAG
- a CDS encoding PD-(D/E)XK nuclease family protein, producing MLPTSTPILRLSQGHLNLLTACPRKFQHSYLEQLNTPLDPTHEEYQILGSRFHLLMQQREMNLPINKLLQADPQLQNWMTEFSKIAPEIFITNIDNQTFRESEHYRTLQIGNYLLTVIYDLLIADQNQAQILDWKTYPQPPKREKLAQNWQTKLYMYVMAETSNYLLENISLTYWFVKSKEQTTNIKFCYNEKEHQKTAQELNQLLNNLTQWVKDYQNHISLPQIAKSQKICESCQYAMRCQRQKIKEVTIDINQNFPSLENIAEVSV from the coding sequence ATGCTACCAACTTCTACCCCCATACTCCGACTTTCCCAAGGACATCTCAACTTACTCACAGCTTGTCCGCGCAAATTCCAACATAGCTACTTAGAACAACTAAATACTCCTCTAGATCCTACACACGAAGAATATCAAATTTTAGGTAGTCGGTTTCACTTGCTGATGCAGCAACGAGAAATGAATTTACCTATTAATAAATTACTACAAGCAGATCCTCAATTACAAAATTGGATGACTGAATTTAGCAAAATTGCTCCAGAAATATTTATAACTAATATTGATAATCAAACCTTTCGAGAAAGCGAACATTATCGAACATTACAAATTGGCAATTATCTCCTCACAGTCATTTATGATTTATTAATTGCCGACCAAAATCAAGCCCAAATTCTCGACTGGAAAACCTATCCCCAACCACCTAAAAGAGAAAAATTAGCTCAAAATTGGCAAACAAAACTTTATATGTACGTCATGGCAGAAACTAGCAACTATTTATTAGAAAATATTTCCCTAACTTACTGGTTTGTAAAATCAAAAGAGCAAACTACAAATATTAAATTTTGTTATAATGAAAAAGAACATCAGAAAACAGCGCAGGAATTAAATCAACTATTAAACAATCTCACACAGTGGGTGAAAGATTATCAAAATCATATATCATTACCCCAAATTGCCAAATCCCAGAAAATATGTGAATCTTGTCAATATGCCATGAGGTGTCAACGTCAAAAGATTAAGGAAGTAACTATAGATATTAACCAGAATTTTCCTAGTTTAGAAAATATTGCCGAAGTATCAGTTTGA
- the def gene encoding peptide deformylase: MPSDIAVEKKKLKNPPLQMHYLGDRVLRQPAKRVTKIDDELRQLVREMLQTMYSSDGIGLAAPQVGINKQLIVIDCQPDQPHHPPLVLINPTIKQVSSKLCVAQEGCLSIPNVFLDVKRPEVVTIAYKDEYGRPQTLTAGDLLGRCILHELDHLNGVVFVDRVENSLTLNEELSKNGFSYQAVKPVA; this comes from the coding sequence ATGCCATCTGATATTGCTGTCGAGAAGAAAAAATTAAAAAATCCACCTTTGCAAATGCACTACTTAGGCGATCGCGTTTTGCGTCAGCCGGCAAAGCGTGTTACCAAAATAGATGACGAACTCCGCCAACTAGTGCGCGAAATGCTGCAAACTATGTATAGCTCAGATGGCATTGGTTTGGCTGCACCTCAAGTTGGTATCAATAAACAACTGATCGTGATTGACTGCCAGCCAGATCAACCTCATCATCCGCCATTAGTATTAATTAACCCTACCATTAAACAGGTTAGCAGTAAGCTCTGTGTAGCTCAGGAAGGATGTTTGAGTATTCCTAACGTCTTTCTAGATGTAAAACGTCCAGAAGTGGTAACAATCGCCTATAAAGACGAGTATGGCCGTCCCCAAACATTAACAGCAGGTGATTTACTCGGTCGCTGTATTCTTCACGAATTGGATCACCTTAATGGTGTGGTATTTGTAGATCGTGTAGAAAATTCCTTGACTTTAAACGAAGAGTTATCTAAAAATGGCTTCTCGTATCAGGCAGTGAAACCAGTAGCATAG